In Silurus meridionalis isolate SWU-2019-XX chromosome 19, ASM1480568v1, whole genome shotgun sequence, the DNA window cgtgtatgtgtgtgtgtgcgtgcgtgcgtgtatgtgtgtgggtgtgtgtatgtgtacgtgtgtgagtgtgtgtgtgtgtgtgtgtatatatactgtatgtgtgtgattgtgtgtgtgtttgtgtgtgtatatatgtgtgtatgtgtacgtgtgtgattgtgtatgtgtgtatgtgtatttgtgtcattgtgtgtgtgtttgtatgcgtgtgtgcgtgcgtgtgtgtgtgtatatgtgtatgtgtacgtgtgtgtgtgtgtgtgtgtgtgtgtgtgtgcgtgtgtgtgtgtgtatatgtgtgtgtgtgtgtgtgtgtgtgtgtgtgtgtgtgtatatgtatgtatgtgtgtgtgtgtgtgtatatgtgtgtgtgtgtgtgtatatgtgtgtgtgtgtgtgtgtgtgtgtatgcgtgtgtgtgtgtgtgtgtgtgtgttgtgtgtgtgtgtgtgtgtgtatatatatatatgtatatatatatgtgtatatatatatatgtgtgtgtgtgtgtgtgtgtgtgtgtatacgtgtgtatatatatgtgtgtgtatgtgtgtatgtgtatatatgtgtatatatgtgtgtgtgtgtgtatatgtgtgtgtgtatgtgtacgtgtgtgtgtgtgtgtgtgtatgtgtgtgtgtgtatatgtgtgtgtgtgtgtgtgtgtgtgtgtgtgtgtgtacgtgtgtgtgtgtgtgtgtgtgtgtgtatgtgtgtgtgtgtgtgtgtgtgtgtgtgtgtgtacgtgtgtgtgtgtgtgtgtgtgtacatgtgtgtgtgtgtgtgtgtgtgtgtgtgtatgtatatgtgtgtgtgtgtatatgtgtgtgtgtatatgtgtgtgtatgtgtgtatgtgtgtgtgtgtgtgtgtgtgtgtgtatgtgtgtgtgtgtgtgtgtgtatgtgtacgtgtgtgtgtgtgtgtgtgtctcactgcaGTTGACTTCATCTGCTCCGTTCTCGCAGTCGTTCGCTTTATCACATGTCCAGCTCAGAGGGATGCAGCGGCCACTCGGACACGAGAAGTAGTTTGAtggacattttttctttccacctgaagaacctgaaaaaaatataaataattacatgaaAACCTTTttcagaaatatgaaatataacacacaaaaatatttaatattacaaaCTGATTACTGATCTACAAAATGTATATTCAGAGTGATTACCAGCATggaatcagacagacagacagacagacagacagacagacagacagacagacaggtgtgcatagtgaacagtgtgtagtgCAGTTCAGAACAGTGGGGaaagtcaaacatttttatttttaaataatacaaaattttgtaatattttttatggaCTTTGTGTGTCTACTGcaactataataaaatttgcAATAGAAAGGCATTAAgccagactgtgtgtgtgtgtgtgtgtgtgtgtgtgtgtgtgtgtgtgtgtgtgtgtgttttacctggACAGTTGGTCTCATCAGTAAAGTCTCCACAGTCGTTTGATCCGTCACACACCCATGACGGGGCGTAACACAGCGTTGTGAACTCACACCTCTGAAATGACGCGTCCTTCACTCCGAGACGGAAATAACTGGAACAATCCGTCGCAGCTGGAAACCAAATCAATAtatagagtttatatatatttatatactataataattattattattttgaatactggagaggtggaggtacacactggagagaaggggaatgaaagtcagtaggagtaagacagagtacatgtgtgaatgagaggagggcagtggagggtgcggttgcaaggagaagaggtggagaaggtggaggagttcaggtacctggggtcaacagtgcagagtaatggagagtgtgttagagaagtgaagaaaagagtgcaggcagggtggagtgggtggagaagagtgatagcaggagtgatttgtgatagaagagtatctgtgagagtgaaaggaaagtttataggactgtggtgagacctgagatgttgtatggattagagacagtgatattgagtaaaagacaggaggtggagctggagatagcagagctgaagatgttgagatgttcgttgggagtgacgacgatggacaggattagaaatgagtttattagagggacagcgcatgtaggacgttttggagacaaggtgagggaggtgagattgagatggtttggacatgtgtagaggagggacatggggtatatcagtaggagaatgctgaggatggagataccaggaaggaggaaaagaggaagaccaaggaggaggtttatggatgtggtgagggaagacatgcaggtagttggtgtgaaagaggcagatgtagaggacagggggggatggagatggatgatccactgtggagactactaatggaagaagccgaaagaagaagaaggttctataattataataaacagaaaaggCAGGGATTGTGTGTGAAGCTGATTCACATCGTTTTCATCTCAGCATCATGTCATGAGCCTTTATCCAcaacatttaatacaaaaactATAAAGTACAAAACTGatttactgtgtgtatatatatatataaaatataatcttatataatacattctaatatataaatcaaataaaaagaattctAATAAAAAGGTCTGTTACATGTGTAAAGCCTTCCTGAGCAGTGAACTGAAATACTGAGTTCTGAATTCACAGTAAATATTTGAAGAGGAATCAgttgtgtgttttataacaCTGAGATGAAACATGATGAAGGTTTCAGGTAAAGTGATGATACATCTGCATGGTGAACTGGTGAggtaaaatcaataaaaagaaCTAATtactgtcagagaaccaccagccacgcccccCTCCAACACCCTACACCCTCGCCCAACCTCTCCCTCCTATTAATTACCTGTTTCCCCTTCATCCATCCCCTTTAAAAGACCCCTCCTCCCCTTCACTCGCCGTCAGATCTACCGTGTGATAATTATGATAACGATAATTATATATAgagttatatataattatatggtcatagttattattatataactacATTTTactaattatataattacattcatttcattATAATCAACATCAAAATAATGAGGCCATTATTGTTAAGACATGGTGGTGCTGTTCTCCCTCACTATGGACAAGACTTTTCTACAGGTTGCTATAGTGATGCCTCCAGAGTGGTTCTCTCACAGTGACACTTATCATCAAAACATTCACCCAAACAAATCATTCCAAATGTACAACAATGTAAATACAGTCACCATGGTAACATGGGATCAGAAGCAAACAAGTCTttctgaattattatttttattcttatttatattatacttaatcagaaaaataataaataaacaaacgtaCGGCAGTCCATCTCGTCTGTGGCATCGTCACAGTCGATCACCTGATTACAGCGAGTGGAGTTGGAGATACAGCGACCGTCTCTGCACTGAAACTGATCAGGAGTACACGAGgttgctacacacacacacacacacacacacacacacacacacacacacacacacacacacactttacagctTTGCATTTTCTGTAATCTAGAAACTTAATGAGTATATACACACGTGTGTATCATTATAATAATCCTCTCACCATTACAGAAAGCCTCGTCAGAGTTATCTCCACAGTCATCACGAGTGTTACACCACGAGCCCAGTCTCACACAGCGACCGTTCACACACCGCTTAAAACCCTTCTTACACACTCGgttatctacacacacacacacacacacacacgtcagtaCACAAATATTAAAACTGTTAAGGCTCTTTAATTGCCCCCTGAGAGAAGGTTCTGGGTAAATGAAGAACTCTTAAGTAACCTCTCAAGGAACCTGTGAAGAACCttaatgtgttttaatgttattgttttttttccacacagacacacacttttgcacgcacagacatgcacacactcacacacaatactcaaacacacacaaacacactttattgcacacaaaagcacacagaCACAGTATGACACActactgtaaaacacacacacacatacacacacacacacacatacacacacacacacacagacacacacacacacacacacacacacacacacacacacacacacacactcactgcagaAAGACTGCTTCTCATCAGATTTGTCTTTGCAGTGCGCCGTTCCATCGCAGGTAAGTGTGTAATCAATACAGTCTCCATTCACACACTGAAAATCGTTCACACTGCTGCAGGAAGTGTTcggcactgaaacacacacacacacacacacacacacacacacacacacacacacacaccatcatattttatttcattactgtAAGTATTGCATTCTACATTGTTGAAGGTCAGTAGtggtaatttgtgtgtgtgtgtgtgtgtgtgtgtgtggtaccaaTGCAGGTGTTGTCCTCCAGCAGCTTCCTGTCTCCTCTACAACTGCAGTTCACTCGTCCATCGgacaacaacaaacacagatCCTCACATCCTCCATTATTCACTCTGCAGGGTGAgaactcacctacacacacacacacacacacacacacacacacacacacacacacacaactaaatTTACTGTAGTTTTAGATCAGAAAAACCTCCTCAGTTGGCTCCGCCCCCTCATTCTCAAGTAAACTAGTGGtgattaaatgcatttatttgtaaaatgaaAGCTGGCCATAAAGCTGAggagcatgaacacacacacacacacacacacacacacacacacactccctagTCACATGCTGTAAACTGATCTTATCTTTAAAACGCAAAACAAAAATTTTGTTTGATTCCCAAAATCCAATCCCCCTCAGATCAGATCATGCAGGATCAGACTCACAGCTGTTGGTGTCGTTGGCCACAGCGATGATTCCCATTGGCTGTTGAGGAATGTCGGCACGTAAAACCTTCATGTCGTCTCCTACGAATTTGCCGGCTCTCAGTACGGCTCTCCGAACCCAATCTGTCCAGAATATATGATCTCCATACACGGCCAAACCAAACGGGTGAACCGGCTCGTTCTTCAagatcacctacacacacacacacacacacacacacacacacacacacacacacacacacacattacattaatGTTCTATTAAACTTAAAGCTGAatgcaaatgtataatattCCACCTGATAgtataaagtaaaatgtataaatctgcaaatgatgtgtgtgtgtgtgtgtgtgtgtgtgtgtgtgtgtgtgtgtgtgtgtgtgtgtgtggtatgtgtgtgtgtttggtgtgtgtctggtatgtgtgtgtgtgtgtctggtgtgtgtgtgtgtgtgtgtgtgtgtgtgtgtgtgtgtctggtgtgtttgtgtgtctgttgaGTATGtatgtctggtgtgtgtgttgggtatgtgtgtgtcgggtatgtgtgtgtgtgtgtcgtgtgtgtgtgtgtgtcgggtatgtgtgtgtctgtgtgtgtgtgtctgtgtgtgtgtcggatatgtgtgtgtctggtgtgtgtgtgtgtgtgtgtgtgtctgtgtgtgtgtgtgtgtgtgtcgggtaTTAAACAAAgctgaatgtaaatgtataatattccACCTGATAgtataaagtaaaatgtataaatctgcaaatgatgtgtgtgtgtgtgtctctggtatgtttgtgtgtgtgtgtgtgtgtgtgtgtgtgtctggtatgtgtgtgtgtgtggtatgtgtgtgtgtgtgtgtgtgtgtgtgtctgtgtgtgtgtatgtatatgtgtgtgtgtgtgtgtgtgtgtgtgtgtgtgtgtgtgtgtgtgtgtctgtgtgtgtatgtgtgtgtctgtgtgtgtgtgtgtgtgtgtgtgtgtgtcggtatgtgtctgtctgtgtgtgtgtgtgtgtgtgtgtatgtgtatatatgtgtgtgtgtgtgtgtctggtgtgtgtgtgtgtgtgtgtgtgtgtgtgtgtgtgtgtgtgtgtgtgtgtatatatgtgtgtgtgtgtgtgtgtgtgtgtgtgtgtgtgtgtgttatgtgtgtgtgtgtgtgtcttgtgtgtgtgtgtgtgtgtgtgtgtgtctgtgtgtgtgtgtctgtgtgtgtgtgtgtgtgtgtcgggtatgtgtgtgtgtgtgtgtgtgtgtgtgtgtgtgtgtgtgtcggtgtgtgtgtgtcgggtatgtgtctgtgtgtgtgtgtgtgtgtgtgtgtatgtgtgtgtgtgtgtctgtgtgtgtctggtgtgtgtgtgtgtgtgtgtgtgtgtgtgtgtgtgtgtgtggtatgtgtgtgtgtatatatatgtgtgtgtctgtgtatgtgtgtgtcgggtatgtgtgtgtgtatatatgtgtgtgtgtgtgtgtgtgtgtgtgttatgtgtgtgtgtcgggtatgtgtctgtgtgtgtgtgtgtcgggtatgtgtctgtgtgtgtgtgtgtgtgtgtgtgtgtgtgtgtgtgtgtgtgtgtgtgtgtgtgtgtgtctgtgtgtgtgtgtgtgtgtgtgtgtgtgtgtgtgtgtgtgtgtgtgtgtgtctgtgtgtgtgtgtgtgtgtctggtgtgtgtgtgtgtgtgtgtgtgtctgtgtgtgtgtgtgtgtgtgtgtgtgtgtgtatctggtgtgtgtgtgtgagagactgacGTAGCGATGGCTGCCGTCGTACTCGCAGCGCTCGATCTTGTCCAGCGTAGCATCAGTGAAGTAGAGTTTTTCTGAGCGGTGGTCGATGGCGAGGCCGTTGGGGGTTCGGATGTCGGTCCTGATGATGGCCAGGACGTTGGAGCCGGAGATTTGAGCACGCATGATGCTAGGAGATTGTTCATTCCAGTTGGTCCAGAACATCAGACTGAGGAACAGAACAAGTTCAGAGACTGTACTGTAATGAAAGAAAGGATTAAAAGCTCACAGAAAAATGTTGAAGCGTCATTTACTTCTGACACTCGTCCAGGACGAAGGCTCTGGGATGATCATCTCCTGCCATGGTGACCACCACGTCACGCTCAAACGCTCCCCATCGGCTCTGGTCCACTGTGTGGCGTGTAATGGTGGACGTGGTGTAACTGGTCCAGTACAGAGTGTCCCAGGCTCGGTGATACGCAAGACCTTCTACTGACCCCACATctgcaagaaagagagaggaagaaaaaacgAGTCATAGAGATTCATGttctgcttataaacacctgcaaccatagtaacatccagttccagttccatccagagtgagacaCGGTTGAGTTGTGACACACGGTTGTTTCTtaatgacctcactgagctccatgCAGGAGTTTGGCACGTGGTGGAACTTTTATGGTGAATCTGGGGATTTTCATAAGATTCATTTTTtgagaagaaaacatttaaaggagaaatagaaGAAGAAACAGCACCAGGGGTtcactccaacagcttcatttttACTAGAGATGCTGCTACATGTAAGTAGaggccctggggtgcagtcagcgttcacattcatctcaaaggtgttcaatagagtttgACTACTACATCAGTATTTAAACCTCACACAGTCTGCTAGGTTTACACTGCATGGATGTAGCTAAGACCTACCTACTTTCACAGGAAGGTGTTTGACATCACAAATGCACAACTGCAGCCTTTAGATACTGACGGTATACAGGGTCTTGCAGAGAAACTGGGAATATTGGAGCTAGAAGTTGGAGACCCTGAGGCATGGTACCAGCGTCAGCTCGTTATGAACCCTTATTATTCGCTATAATGGAGCACTGCAGTTGTCAATTTTGTTGCTATTATCAGTTAGGAcgtcatgattgtgtcccgATGACAGGATTGGGGTGTAactttaaagaaacagctcagtgatgttgcaTGTTGTGAAACTGAGCAGCGAGGAGTTCCTCACGATGGCAGCTCGATATTCAGCCTCATTCTCTGGTCTTAGTTCTTAGAGTCAAGTTCCACTACACTgttattgaaataataaaaaatctgagataaaaaaaaaaaaacactacaccTGTCTGAGCTAAACaacatacactgaccaggcataacattatattatagcattttatacaggagcaagtgaacatttagtccgcaaagttgatgttagaagcaggaaaaatggcagaGCATAAGGATTtcagtgagtttgacaaattgtaaCATCTAGTCGACTGGGTCAGAGCCAAAACtgtcttcaaaactgcagctcttgtgggatgtttctggtctgcagtgcatcaaaagtgctccaaggaaggaacagtggtgaaccggcgacagggtcgtgggggacgaggCTCATTGctgcacgtggggagcaaaggctggtccgtgtggtccaatccaacagacgagctcctgtagctcaaactgctgaagaagttcatgctggtgATGCTCGATGGCTCACGACTGATTTTGCAGCAAGAAGGGAACAATATAATATTAGGtaggtgctcataatgttatggctgatcagtggaTTTCCAGCGACTCTAAAATCTATCCCTCATTAACTTCTCTTTACCTTTGATCAGTCATTGATTTCATTTCTCTGATGCAAATGTGCTTGTAAATGTTCTGTGCAGCttctgactttatttcagtcaaataacatacacacacagaattctggagtgtgtgtgtgtgtgtgtgtgtgtgtgtgtgtgtgtgtgcgcgctcgGTCAGGAGAAGAACAAGATTTTGCGAGGTTCAAAGTACACGGCTTTCAGGTTTATATGAAGGAAACGCACACAAGAGTGAATCCCTTCATTCTGCAGGCGACAGGTGATGCTTTCAACATGATTTTATGAGTTGAAATTAAACTATGCAAACTGGAAAGTGGACACCAGACCAAACCCTGCAGGTCAAAGGTCACGCTTGTCTCATAATACAGCCATACGGCTGCATTAGCAGAAGGATGGATCTTCAGGAACGGATGGTGAAGTTTACAATCACTGCCTATTAGAAGCACAAATTTAGCCAACAGAAATAATTCCAGGGGAGAACTAGGATCAGTGAAGCCTGGAGAGAAACCTGGAATATTTCTAGTTTGCTGCTGAAACTTATAGAGAAGATTCGTGAAAGAGCTGGGAATCGAAACCAGGCTGAAGATACCAGCGAGACTGCGTCGCGTGTCCTTTGAGCCTGCGGTCTGGAGACGTCCTTTGGACTCCggaatgtgtgtgaatcatTTCAGTGAGGTTTTTATCAGCTCTACACCGGCTGTAAATATTGATCTGATTTCCTCATTCCACAGAGACAGTAGGGCATGGAGGCAAgcctcgtctctctctctctctgccccacCGGAATACCGTCGTCTCTTCAGAATGATCTGCAAACTTGAGCAGTGTGCTGGTGGAGCAGGATTTTAAGATTAATTTCGCCTTTTGGACAAACTTACTACTCCGTCTATTATTTACACAGAAAACTGTTTACTTCCCGGGTGCTCATGGATACCATTCTTATGGTTATTCTGTAATTCCACAATGGAGATCTTTCTTAAGGAAAACACCACAGGACAAGGAGATGGGAAGAACATTTCAGGACCCACTGATATCGAGCGAGTCCTGGTTCCCATATTTGACACCTTCATCCTGGTGACAGGAACGGTGGGACACATTctggtcatcatcatcatcttgcGAACGATGAGAAAAGCACGTGGAACGAGCAACGGTAACGCGAACGGTACGGATATTCTCCTTCTGAGTTTGAGCTTGGCGGATATTCTCCTTCTGTCCTGCGTACCCTATCACACTGTCGCCATAGCGACCCGCCACTGGCCATTTGGAAGCTTCATGTGCAAAGCAGTGAGTTTTCTGGGAGCAGCGTGTACCGCTGCTAGCGCCTTCACGCTAGCCACTCTGGCGTCCAGTCGCTATGTTATCGTGGTTCACGCAGCCAGAGCATACCGCTGGCGCAGGAGCGGGGGGATCAAACTCATCGCCGGAGTTCTGTGGGTTCCGGCGATCGTCTTAGCGATTCCTCAGCTCACCTGGAGGACGCTCATGTCTGGGACAGAACTGCGCTACACCAGGCAGGATTTAATTTGTTTCAACTTCCTGTCTGACTCGGATCAGGTAGCGTATGGAGTCTGCCACTTTTTGTTCGCCTTTCTGCTTCCTCTGGTAGTCATCATGCTCGCTTACGGCCGGATCTATCACTTTCTGTACACGACCAGACGGAACCGTGACACAAACCAGACGGAGCGCTTAGAACAATACCAGACACAAGTGACCCACACGTCGGTTCTGCTGGTCTTGGCGTTCGTTCTGTGCTGGCTGCCATCCTATGGACTAATGCTGGTCCAGCTCGGGTACCAATCCACTGTGACTGGGCCTCTGCCAAGATTCGGACCTTTTGCCACCTTTGCCCGCATCATGGCCACATCCTCGACCGTCGTAAACCCCGTCCTGTACGTCTTCATGTCGCAGAAATTCAGGAAGGAACTTAAGGAACTTGTGGGGAAACGGTTGTGTTAGAGCAACATCCCTCAGAACCCTCTTAAGCTGCTAACTGTTTTGCTGAGTGTAAATGTTCTTACAGGTTCTGCAGGTAAAGTGAAGTGTATCATGCagttcttctcttcttttcctgACTTTATACACTCCTCCAGTACCACTGCACTGATCTCCTCATCAAACACAAGCAGAACTCACACTGTTTTAAGCCTCCTATAGAAACTCCACAGACTCCTCAGGTCAAACATCACACCTTCACCAGATCACCAGGAAACAATAAAGGCTTCACATTTCATCCTTCATCATTTCTCGTTTTCTTttcaatttgtattttattttatttttttgtaactgtctgtctgtctgtgtatctatctatcgaaTTACCTAACCTGGCTGGTGTtaatctttgtaaaaaaaaaaaaaaaaggaaaaaaaaaaaaaaacaggtactggagaaagagaaagtcagacagacagatcgatAGATGGACAAATAGATTGGCAGACAGATAAgcatacagagagacagacagacagctaaatagtgaaggaggtgtgtgaCTCACTCTCCACCACAGTTCTGCGCTCAGAGCCGTCGTCGTTGATCTGCTGGATGTTGCCGTAGTGGATGTCACTGTAGAAGATGCGGTTAGCTCCCCTCCCCCCACTGCTGCTGCCGCCGCGGTAATCAAACGCCAGCGCGATGACGTTCTTCATGTGTTCTGCGTCCTCGAACGGCTTGACCGGTGCGTTGAGGTTCTTCTCGTCTGATAAGTGCACGCTCTTCAGGATGGTGCGCTCCGAGTACAGCAGGTATCCGGAGTAATCGCTGCAGCTCCGGCCGTCCTCATCCAGAGCGCCATGAGCGCAGGCGCAGGTTCGCTCGCCGTTCCCCCGATACAGACACAACTGCTCACATCCACCGTTCTTCTCCTTACACACATTCGTCCCTATACCATGCAGAGGGACAGCATGAGTAATCACATTTATAtcttcacctgtgtgtgtgtgtgtgtgctgacacGGGGACGTCTCCTGACCTTGTTGTCTCGCTCTGTTGAACACTTTGATGTCTTTGAGCTGAACCCCGAGTCCTGTCCTCAGAGTGACTGAGTCTGTGGCGTTGTGTTTACTTCCTCTCTTTATAGAGCCGTTAGAGTGggtactaacacacacacacacacacacacacacacacacacacacacacacacacacacacaaatataaataaacactatttcTTTCTTAAGTCCTTATTTTCTATCCCTGACGATTTCTGATATAAAGGTGTGAACTCCACACAGGGGATGTTATTAATGTGAATGTGGAGCTGCTGCTACAACCTGTGTATCTCTCTGTTTGCTACAATTCATCACACTCCTTCAGATCTCAATACTCTGGAATTCTAGTAGTTCCCAGAATAGTTAAGTCCACTAAAAGTGGTAGAACATTATCACATTTAGCTCCTGAACTTTGGattagtcttcctgacagtgttcggggctcagacacactctcataatgtgcatgtgatcagattaTCAGCACGAGGTTATtaatttgtgctgttaatatcatgaacagcagctacgctaattcctgtccactgcttctctttctctccccatcccgaggcatcctgaggttgctccagctccagtcacgtcccaccacATTAGGAATGTGGacttttaaagaagtagatgctgcaAACCTCCCGAGCCATCTAGAGACTTACCAGTGCCATTTAGATTCCACtacatgtggagtttggacattggacctctttgagtgtttaaaggctctggcatggagaagctggtgttggatctgtgatatctcagatgttgagctattttatgagttgcccagtagctcctagttttataaccataatgactgtataagactgtagaaggaacatcagtcataatcacacactccagtgctcatgttagatctcactctccagtgttctgtagtgtttaaagactataatcacactcttgatctcacccaaatgaggatgaggttctgcttttgagtctggttcctctcaaggtttcttcctcataacatctaagggagtttttccttcaccacagtctccatggtgatcatcagagataaacacatcgatcaccttcactgttacactctgtaaagctgctttgagacgatgtgtgttgtgaaaaacaCAATAGAAAAACTGTGAActctgtctgtccgtctccCGCTGTCCCCCCTCCATCTCCCCCCACCTCTCTCTCCTTTACCCCTCTCCCCCCCGTCTCAACCTCTCTCTacccctctccccctctctcacCGGTCACTCCAGTAGATGTAGTTCTcgaacacagacacagagaacaTGTCCATGTTGTTGCTGGCTAACACAAGCTCCCGTTTCTCCCCCGTCTCCAAATCAATCCTCTCGATTTTATCAGTGCGAGCGTCACACCAGTACAGCAACccctcctgtacacacacacacacacacacacacacacgtaaaacAGGGTGCACAGTCAGAAGAAGATTCAGAAACATTCAAAATCATGAATATATCAGTAAATATCTACAAGTTAATAAATCATAAACtaactaataaaaaattaacataaAGAATCTTCTATTTATTTGTaactttattaataatttaaataatttaaatttggTCAGGAGAAGCTCCGAGACTCGAAACAAACAGTGGacaaaaaacaattgaaaacaaaaTCTGTCATTCATCTGTGAATagtataaaattgtgtgtgtgtgtgtgtgtgtgtgtgtgtgtgtgtgtgtgtgtgagagagtttatACCTCATAGTCAATGGAGATCCCATTAGGCCAGCTAATGCTAACATTGACTAGGACTGCTCTCTCACTGCCATCCAGACGAGATCTCTCTATCCGAGGATACTGACCCCATTCTGTCCAAAACagatacctacacacacacacacacacacacacacacacacacacacacaaaaccctgttATAATGTCCACTCATATGTACAGTCAATAAATATTATAGACAAACAAAATAtgcagacagacaaagacatgc includes these proteins:
- the LOC124402170 gene encoding galanin receptor type 1, with the protein product MEIFLKENTTGQGDGKNISGPTDIERVLVPIFDTFILVTGTVGHILVIIIILRTMRKARGTSNGNANGTDILLLSLSLADILLLSCVPYHTVAIATRHWPFGSFMCKAVSFLGAACTAASAFTLATLASSRYVIVVHAARAYRWRRSGGIKLIAGVLWVPAIVLAIPQLTWRTLMSGTELRYTRQDLICFNFLSDSDQVAYGVCHFLFAFLLPLVVIMLAYGRIYHFLYTTRRNRDTNQTERLEQYQTQVTHTSVLLVLAFVLCWLPSYGLMLVQLGYQSTVTGPLPRFGPFATFARIMATSSTVVNPVLYVFMSQKFRKELKELVGKRLC